In the genome of Gemmatimonadota bacterium, the window TCTTTCCCGATGGTCGGCGCTTTGATGTTCTCGACGTTTTTATAGATCGTCAATGGGATCTCGCAGTTGTGCAGATCGATGCCGATAGTCTTTATGTTCCCGAGATTGGGACATCTGAAAGCGTTATTATTGGCGAATGGGCGATCGCGCTTGGGAACCCTTTTGGCTTGCACTTTGAAGATCTCAATCCCACCGTTACGGTTGGTGTTATTAGTGCAGTAGATCGCATTGTTCGTCCGGAGCAAAATGAACGCGCCTACAAAGGCATGATTCAAACGGATGCTTCAATTAATCCGGGCAATAGCGGCGGTCCTCTGGTGAATAGCCTCGGTCGCGTTATTGGCATTAATTCATTTATTTTTTCCCAGGGCGGGTCATTGGGCATCGGTTTTGCAGTGCCTATTGACCGCGCAATCCAGGTGGCCTGTCAGCTCATTGATCAGGGTAGTCGCGAGTTCTGGACCGGGCTGGATATTCACAACCTCAACTCGCACATTGCTCGCACCCTTGGGGTTCGTACAATTAAAGGTGCTTTGATCACTGTCGTCGATCCCCTCAGCCCGGGCGAAAGTGCCGGGTTGTTGCCCGGCGATGTGATTGTGATGGTTAATAAGAAAAATACCAGTAGTGCCGATGATGTTGTAGATGCTTTTCGATACGCGGCCGTTGGCGATATATTTAGTCTCAAAATTTTGCGTGGCGAGGACGTATTTGATACCCAACTCGTCTTAGAATCCGACCCGCGCAACGAGTAATCCCCGATTGGAGCCATGTCAATGAATGTGAATGCCAAAGCAGCCGTGCCCAGCCTGTTTACCATCAGCAGTTTGTTTTGTGGTTTTTTATCTATGTACTACGCTGTGAATGGGCGTTTTATCGGTGCAGCGCTTCTCATCGTTATTGCGGGATTTCTCGATGCGTGCGACGGAAAAGTTGCGCGATATCTCCATACGT includes:
- a CDS encoding trypsin-like peptidase domain-containing protein, producing the protein FPDGRRFDVLDVFIDRQWDLAVVQIDADSLYVPEIGTSESVIIGEWAIALGNPFGLHFEDLNPTVTVGVISAVDRIVRPEQNERAYKGMIQTDASINPGNSGGPLVNSLGRVIGINSFIFSQGGSLGIGFAVPIDRAIQVACQLIDQGSREFWTGLDIHNLNSHIARTLGVRTIKGALITVVDPLSPGESAGLLPGDVIVMVNKKNTSSADDVVDAFRYAAVGDIFSLKILRGEDVFDTQLVLESDPRNE